Genomic window (Oryza sativa Japonica Group chromosome 3, ASM3414082v1):
gaggaggaggacattGAATTGGGGGAGCAGGAGGTTCCCTCACACTCAATACTCCTCCACTAAAATGCTCTTGGCGGCTACTTGTATCATCACTAATCTAATGTATGCATGCTTGTCTCTCACTCTTTCTTGCTTGTGTTGTGTGCGCTTTTGGTCGAGGAGGAAGCCAAAGCGAAATGAGGGAGAACTGGAGAAGGGACAGGCAACTAAAGAGGAAAAGACTAGTACTAGTAGGAGTAAATTATAATAACAATAGTAGTAAATAATAATAAACAGTAAAAAAGTAGTCGTAGGTGGCGGTAGGGGTTAATTAGGTCCTAATCCCCTACTGTCTCGAGGGATCTCTACCTCCCGCTGCTAATCTATTAGTACTAATCATCATTAATCAAATGCGTTCTCTGTTCTTGGCCTTGCCACTCGCAGCACGTATTTACCCTGTTTTTTTTGAGTGATTGTGAGGATGAGAGTAAGGTAATTGGGGTGATTTACCATGTAATTCTCCATTACAAGATACAAAAACTTTTAGATTTTGAATATACAGTACTAATTCttaccaatttttttatatctcTATTCATAATCACATATGTTGAAGgctaaaatttattatattttagagtaGGTATAATAGCAGgttataagccagctgcaaacatattttaagaagataaataaggagagagaagagcagcgagttatagatttgtagccagctgtagcacggactccaaggcGCGGTATGTGTATGACTGgcgggaccaggtattaatagtgtagtatgtaactattgtatggataagctattagattggctatagatgaattagagctagtagttggctatactattaaacttgctcttaggggctcatcttttcgcttatacttatcagccaaaatataatttttcaacattaaatttggagctgattctgaggtttttcatcgaaatttatttttcaatcttTGTTTTTAAATCaataagaacatgtatataaaagttctttttataaattatttttcgtttgtaaatatgccatTTCGCAAATAAGGGAAGCGATGGCTCTGTTAGAATGAagcgacggagggagtagtgtttGAATGGTCATTTGAAGCAATCTGAATCATTTACTGCCTCCGTCCCCAAATATAACAACTTGTAGCCATTAggatttgttccaaaatataacaacttctccaccaacattcttttcccaaccaatcacaaccctccaccattcactttttccaCCTACCTTCACTATTCATCccatcacaaccctccaccacttACTTCTACCTACtatcttaataaccgtgtccaactctaaaacttcttatattttgggacggagggagtaccattttaCCCCGCATGCCCTGTTGGAGTAATGGGTTGCCGACGCGACAACGAGGGAGAAGATGAAGGAAGGGACCGCTACTGAGGGTGTGTTCGCTGCTGATGGATGGGAACCTATCACCCAAGCACGGAAAAAGGAGTAgttcattagcgcgtgattaattaattattatctaattttttttcaaaaatggatcaatatgattttttaagcaactttcatatagtaactttttataaaaacgcaccgtttagcagtttcaaAAACATACGCGCGAAATACGATGGAGAAGGGTTGGAAACCCTTGGTACCGAACACACCCTCGTTGTTGGTTGCCTTCCCTTCATTCATCTTCTCCTTGTTGGTCGCTACAGTGCGGTGCCGGGCCCCGGGTCGAAATGAATGGGGTTGCCATATGACATATTGACATGCATGCTTTGTGTAGTCCTGTTGGTTGCAACTTCAAACTTGATGGCTCACGTACCCATCaccaacaataataataatgctGGGCCTAACTAAGGTTAGTTataagtactactactactactccagtTCAGATGGAAATGAGGAAATCTCCATCTCTTTTGTCAATAATAATACTGGGCCTAACTAAGCTCACCAGCAAGGTTCTGTCTGTCAGACTCTGTTTGCCAACACAACATCAGCACCAGCATAGTACTACAAGTACTAGTACTTAATTAAACTGAACAGGGTAAGGGTAATGGCATGGCAGGtgtcctatacttctaatactCCTGCTGGCTTCTATACTTTCTTCTGCTCATCTGTCTCTTGCTGATGTACTCCTACTACGAGTCCAATCTTTTCACTACTGGAGTAGTAGCTGCATCAAACAAACAAAGGAACGCCGTGACCACCCCGACAGCGATGATCGATTCACATTCAGGGCGCCACTGCTTACGTTTCGTTACCTAAATTTTGGTCACTACACCACGTCGGGTTGCCAATCATTTCTCTCCCCTTTTCCCCTGCATCACCACACATCTCTAATTATTaggcctgcctgcctgcctgcccgCCTAATCTTCTTGTTACTAGGAGTAAGTAATGAAAACCATCTTGTCCATCAGTGATTATAGTATTATTATCAGAAGATCTGTCATGTTGTTGTCGTTGTTTAGCGTTGGCAACCTGCTCTCTTTCATGAAAAAGATGCAGTGCTATAAGCATCGAGAGCCTAGGGCAGTAGCAGTACGCTACCAAATTTTGCCAAACCTCATATACCacctagataaaaaaaaagagtaaatttcactttggtcTAGTTCTTTTGATCCAAGTTTCACAAAGAACCAGGGCTAACACAAagttttcacttaacaccatatGTTTTTGCATTTGATTGCACTTTGGACTAGGCTAGCAATTTGAACTGGCCCATCTACACAAGCAGGCAGAACTGCAGCTGCTAGCCATCTTCTTGCCTTGGTTGTGCGCTGTCGTCGCCTCCGCCAAAGCCAAGCCACAGCCATCGCCAAGGCTACGGTACCTCAACCCAGCCACCACATCACGTCCTTGTTGGATCAATGACCCAGCTACCACCATCAACATCTCTTTGTCTGGATCCAACGTCTCCACGTCCGCGACCCATTCAAGACCGTCGCCGATCTCTCTGTTCTGTGACCGGTGACCCCAACAATCTCCAAGCACATTCTTGTCGTCCGAGATCATTGCTTCTCCCACTTGCCGCACCTTCTCGGCTGTGATGCACGTGCAGAGCTCACCCACATCCTTGTTACTTGGCGGTGGCCGGATCAGCAATGCTGGTGCCCAAGAAGAGAGGTTGTTGCCTGCTAACGTGGATGGGCCACAGCCAACATCCTATCCCAAATCACCAACCCCTAGTCCAAAGTGCAATCTAGTGCAAAATTatatggtgttaagtgaaaaccTAATGTTAGGCCTGGTCCATTGTGAAACTCTGGTAAAAAGAACTGGTCCAAAgcgaaatttactcttaaaaaaatggtgttagATACATGCTCTATTGGAGATCCTACCAATCTCTCTCCTCCACTCTCTCTCATCTCTATGTTTTCCCTGATAGAGGAAGCGAGGCAACTCGTTCGGCGAGCCCGAGCGGAGCGGTGATGGTGCCAGCGTCGGGAAGggctccacctctcctcctccaaccGGCGGCCTTCATCCCTTGGCAGGTTCGGTGGCTAGTGGGAGCAGGGCATAGCACAAACAGGAGCTCGGCGACATGCGAACGGGGGGCGGATTTGGTGGTGCGGCCCTCTCCATCAAGCTGCCGCTGCTATGGTCTGAGGTGGAATGGAACAACGATGAAAACAAGGTTAGTTGCCAGATCTATTGCGCCCTATGCCACCATCGCTTCCTCGTCGAGCTCGCTAGATCTGGCCTCGGGTTTGTCGGATCTGGCGAACGACATCGCTTTGGGGGCAACAAAGATGCTCAGGGTGGTAGCTTCATTAACGACCGCCAGGCCTTGCACGGGGTGTGGGGGTGTCGCACGGGGCCATACCCTCTCCCAACGCGCCACTCACATCGCGCCTTACCCCACACCTACCAAATTCTGACAAAGAATGCTTAGCTTAGTTTGGCTCTGTGGTCTTTAGTTGGAAAACAGCAGACGTGTGCGTGGCGACAGATCTACGACATTGATGGTCAAGGCTGAATGCCACCTCCGCGCACTGTGAACACCCTTACACTATCTCCATCAATTTGTACAACCATGTCCAAAATATAACTACCTCTTATAGATGTTTTGGATTTTAAATAgatttatgcatatatatggtttatatatgtgtgttcatatttatatatacgGTAGTACGGTGGGGTAAAAAgaccaaaacatcttataatatgaaatgaagatcttataatataaaatggagagagtacctAATAAATAATATCTCATCATGTATGAGATAGctaatccctccgtttcaggttataagatgtcttgactttgatcaaagtcaaactgctttaactttgatcaagtttatagaaaaaagtagtaacattatcagcccaagacaaatttattatgaaaatatattcaattattgaatTGATGgcactaatttagtattataaatattactatattttcctataaacttagtcaaacttaaaacagtttgactttaaccaaagtcaaaatgtcttataacctaaatcggagggagtatattttaggacCATAAAAGAGGAAGGACTAAACGACAACTCTCTTCATGTCAAAGCCCTTCCACCAGCTACTGTATTCTGTTTGGCAATAACAACATAACAGTACGTAATGTCAAATCTTTACATACGGGCTGATACGGCTCGTCAAAATCTTTtctacatatatacacacatctAGGAACTATTCACCATATCTCTCTACATCCGTAACACGCATGCTTCCTCCAGCAAACTAGGCTACGTAAGGTCACCGCATCTGATCGCTTAATCAATTTTACATTGGATGATGAAATCCTAGCTCTCGTACTGGAGTACATCCATGTACCAAAATGGACCTGCGAATGGGATGGCAAATATGCAGCCAGGGTACATATGCACACCATCGATTTATACCTTGCTTGATATTGAACCAACAAGGCCTTTATTGCTTTGCAATGACATGTACTAGTATAGCCTTCATAATTCCGCACCTTTGCTCAATCAATTTTTGCTTGTTCGCTTTTGGAGCTAGGCCACCCGTTGTCTGAACATCGCATGCTGCCACTGTCTTGGTCCTTTGTCTTGGCGGCTAGTCGATTGTGAACCAAATTTTGCACCGACATCACATCCTGCGTGCTGTCATGGAGCTGCTTGCACAGCTCGTCTAGAGCTAGCATGGGGAATGGCTCCTCAATAAGAACACCAACCTGAAATGTGAGTATGTGCTACTGGGTTAGTGGTAGTACAATACAGGTAGGGAATGGGGAAATGGGAACAGCTGCTGAAGCAAGATTATCAAGTTTCTGGTGAAACACAATGAAGAAAAACAGACTACATTCTTTAAGAATCCTCTCCTCTCAAGCATCAAAGCTAAACAAGTACCCTAAACATTTTGACACAATAAAGTAGTAAGAAACATATTCACTAAGATCTCGTGTGGTTGAAGACAAGCAGAGGTTGGCTAATTGCTGAGCAATATACACTGAGTTTCCCAAAATTAGGACAACCCGATTCTCAACCACCTGCAGCTGCCTTTCCATGTTACTCCAAAGACAAACCACATATGTGTAGTTATGACTAATTTTAGACTGATAAAAAGACGAGCATAAGCAAAACCAGGCAAGACTATATTGATAAATGCATCCTAAAACCACACTAAAACTAATCCTGTAACCAGGTTCTAGAAGGGGCAGCCATCACTGTTTTGAAATGCACCAATGTCTTCAAAACCATGGCCAATTGCTGCCTGCAGCTGGTAGCTACCAAGGCACAATTTTGAACAGTTTTAAATGGAAGCACAACTTGGGGTTGAAAAATAAGTTGAGACTTACTTCCTCAATGCAGAATAGAGAGGCAGCACTGATAAAAGTAGCTGGAACGACTATCCATTTACATTCATCCCAGAGTATCACTGGAAGCGTGAGATGCCACAGAACAAGAAATCTGGAAGTGAGTCTAGTGTATGAGAGAGGAATAGGAATCCCAATGAGCTGCTCACAAACACTAATTCCTTCAAGAAAACAAGATAGTTTAGACTCCTACAATCAAGAAAAGTAAACAGCATTAGATTGTACCATTATGGATTACTAGACTTGAAGTAAGTCTAGCGTTTGCAGATCAACGGGTGGTAACTCTCACAAGACAATGAAGATAACAATAAGTAAATACACCTAAAGTAAGATTGAACATTGGATCAATGCACAATGGATGGTATCAGTGgcccaagacaaaaaaaaaatgatgttgaGTTATGTTACAGGTAATTGGCAAGACAAGAAATCTGCAGGTAGAGATAGAAGAGTTACCAACTTACCATGATATTCCGCTTATTTTCATCGAAATCCAACATATAGAGGCTCTGTGAAATGAACTCAATAATACAGCGAGGACGATGTTTTGATCTGAGAACAACATTCAAGTCATCTTCTGAGAGCAAACCCTGAAGGTCCCTTTTTATGTCCGAATGGCAGATTATATGACACTGAGGCAAGAACACGAATGATATCATCAGTTGCCGCGCTAGTGAGTGAAAGCTAACTAAATCAGGCATAATTGCATGAAAACAAACGCTGGTCTATGTTTTCAGAGACTAGTGAAAGGTAACTGCATGAAATATAATTTCAGAGAGTGAAGTTACCAAATTGAATCACTGGTAGTATAcagtagaaaaataaataaataaatacagaattaaatatataaaaaaaaaacatatgcaaGAGCAAAACCTTGAGCGCGAGCGGGAAGGCGAGAATGTAGTTGAGGAGGGCGCGCGTGGCAGGGGGGTTGTGGTGGCGCATGGCCAtcccggcgaggtcggcggcggcggcgatgacgcgCATCCATGCCTTGCGTCCCTCGTCGAAGCGGGCGTAGGAGGCCTCGGTGcggaagacgaggaggagggcgagggcggGGGCGGTGAGCTGgtaggggagggaggaggcggtgagGGCGTAGGCGGGGAGGAGGGTGTTGTAggtggcaatggcggcggcgaaggcggtgaaGGCGGAGACGGGGGGCGCGAGGGAGAGGATGACGCGGGaggtgagggaggagaggaggtggcgcaGGTGGCGGCGGGAGCTGCGGTGCTCCCGCCAGTCGGCGTGGGTGTAGAGCGGGCGGCGGTCGCGGATGCGGCGCTCGGAGACGGCGTCGGCCCAGTCGGgcacggcggagaggagggagaggagcgggTTGGTGTTGCTGTTGGTGTCGGGGGCTTTGGGCGGGTCGCGGAAGCAGCGGGCGACGTGGGTGGTGGTTGGCTTGGGCGGTTGCCGGTGGATGGAGGGTATGGGCctgggcggcgccgccatggccggcctcctcggcgtcggcgaaagacggcggcgcgcgcggtggTTGGTCAAGCCATTAATTGGCGTTTGGTTTGTGGCGGAGGAACGGATGGGGCTTTCGCCAATTTgccttcctttttcttcttttaccgGAGCCATCTGGATGACTGACACGTGGAGGCACTTTCCAGGGCACATGTAACAAGCGATTGTTTCGCTTTTTTAGACCCAACAAAAAATTAAAGACGTAATACAAGTTTAAAAAGAAAAcactattatttctttttttggtCTAGTTTTGGTACATTAGTAATACAGAAAATTCGAGATCCCATCCCACACTAGCTGATTTTTATATATTCTTCGTTCATTCGTCCCTTTTCTGGCAATCATATACTCCCAAATCATATTTTCTATCTTTTCAAATAAATTGGATATAAAGAAAAGCTTCAACTCAAGGATTTTCCGACGTGCCAGAGAAGATATAACATTACAAATATCTCAAGTACTGTCCTTCCGTTGATAATTTTAGTATCAGTTTTTGCACGAGTTTGTTTCATACAAAAGTTTGAACAAAATATGGCTGAAATAGCCATCACAAATGCATATGAATCATAGCATAGGCGCATACATATAAGTCTATACCAGAGAAAGTCTCATGAAATCCATAAGATGCAACTTAACGTATGACTATATACATGTTCCTTCAACAATTTAGACCTACCTATATGTATGTAGGTCTTTTTATCCtcagattactgacaaaacgtgagatattttttttaagaaaaattagTTTCAGGTTTGGGGAATTCCAAATCACCCTTTTTGAggctttttttttaggaaagtAAGTTTAAGATTTTCCGCAGCTACAGCTACAACAGTTGCGTGATTTGGAAAATGGGGAATTCCACAGGGTTTCTGAGAcattcgtcgccgccgcgcgcattGGCGAGgcggagagagagtgagagtgagGAGGAGTTTGGGTGATCTCTCCCCCGTCGCTAGGGCATTCGCTTCCTCCCTCCTTAAGCACGCACGGTGAGTCGATCGCTCCTCTTCTACTCGCAGTCCGATTTCCGTTTGATATTTCGATTCGATGCGACAGTTATCTGGGCGTCTAAACTAATCGAACGACCCCAACGCGTGGGAGATTCCAAGCAGCTTGATTTGTTTGGTCCCTCCCTGTGGATCTTGTTGTATCGCACTGCCCAATAAACATTATCTGTCACGGTTTTACATCATGCGATTAGCTGTGTTGCCATCCTTTCATGTGTCTATTTTCAGGTATATGTATTTTTCTGCTCCACATATACTTCaggatttgttttttaattacCCTTGTTTTTATACAT
Coding sequences:
- the LOC4331318 gene encoding voltage-dependent chloride channel 1, chloroplastic, translating into MAAPPRPIPSIHRQPPKPTTTHVARCFRDPPKAPDTNSNTNPLLSLLSAVPDWADAVSERRIRDRRPLYTHADWREHRSSRRHLRHLLSSLTSRVILSLAPPVSAFTAFAAAIATYNTLLPAYALTASSLPYQLTAPALALLLVFRTEASYARFDEGRKAWMRVIAAAADLAGMAMRHHNPPATRALLNYILAFPLALKCHIICHSDIKRDLQGLLSEDDLNVVLRSKHRPRCIIEFISQSLYMLDFDENKRNIMESKLSCFLEGISVCEQLIGIPIPLSYTRLTSRFLVLWHLTLPVILWDECKWIVVPATFISAASLFCIEEVGVLIEEPFPMLALDELCKQLHDSTQDVMSVQNLVHNRLAAKTKDQDSGSMRCSDNGWPSSKSEQAKID